The DNA region TTGGTCTTCGAAGAAGTGCCCGATCCACCGGCACCTGTCCCCCAGTTTCCTTTCCATCCGGCACGATATGCCTCTTCGGCAGCAGCTTTCGATTCATACGATTTATATTTTGCTCCGGTAAAATGATCGGTCTGTGCTTTGCATTCTGCCCATGTGCTGTATACGCCAGGCTGCTTTCCTGCCCAGACGACATAGTATTTCTGTTTGGCCATCCTTAACCGCTCCTTCGTTTGTTGCATTCAATTTCTTATTGTAAACGATCAGGAGGGGGGATTGAAAGAAGCGTGTTTATCTTCTTCCTACAGCTAATACCTCAATTTCTTCAACATATCTAATGCTACTTCCAAAAGCTTGCTTTGGTTATGTGAGATTTGCATTTCAATAAGTTGTTGACACCTAAGGTTCTGTAAATCCGATAACTTATCCATTATTTGCTCCAGCAACATGAATGACTGCGCGCTCACTTCCAGACTGGAATCACCGATAAATGGAATGATGCTCTCTATATGTACGATGTAATTCAGATTCTCAAGAGCGTATAGCAATGTGCCTCTGCTTCCTGATGTCTTGGGGTCTGTGATGACTTCAATTAACGGTTCAACTGCTCGATCATCTCCAATGTCCATTAAAGCGATAGCAATTGTGTTGCGTAGTATGGTGTTGTCCGTAGATTTCAGGAGTTCAATCAAGAAAGCGAATTGCGTTGTATCCTTCTTTTCACCAATATATGCTATCTGTTTAATGACCCCTTCCATATCTCCTTGGGAAAGATGCTTTTGTATCATGTTTGTATACATTGTACGTTGTATCACTCCTCATTTTGTTAGATGAAAGCTCTCCATAATAATATCGGCCATTTCCTTATTTTAGGATGTAGTATAATGGTCTTATAATGTCGGGACTATTTACCTCATCCACCTCTCTTGTCCTAAGCCATTTGTATATTCACTTCCAGATCAAGAACAGCCTAAGAAAAACATCATATGACTTGCTACAGAAAGGAATACAGCCAATGGACTGGATATGGAAATCCATCTTGCTTGTACTGATCGGCATGATTCTGCTGCGGGTTGCTGGACGTAAATCGATCTCGCAGATGAGTGTCGCCGCGACGGTCATCATGATCTCGATCGGAACGACGATTGTACAGCCTGTCGCGAACCATGAGTTTGGCAAAGCGATCGGATCGGCATCGGTTTTTATCCTCACATTACTTATCGTTGAACAATTACAATTAAAATTCAATGGATTTGAAAAGCTGATGAGTGGAAAAGCGAAGGTCGTCGTGGAAGATGGGAAGTTGAATCTACCGAATCTGAAACGTATGCGCTTTACGGTGGATCAACTGGAGATGCAACTGAGGGAAGAAGGGATTACAAGTTTTGCCGATCTGGAAACAGCCACGATGGAACCAAACGAACAGCTCGGCTACGTACTCAAGCGACATGCGCGTCCGGTGACCATAGGTGATCTTGAAGCTCTCCTGAAGAAAGGCACGTGGCCCATGGAGTCCAAGGAACTGTTCCAAGAGGTTATTCAGGATGAACATTCGCATCCAATCGATTCGAAGATACAGTAAATGTAAATGAAATAGAAAAATATAAAGAAGAGGGCTTAGCGGATTGACCCTTATCTACCTCAAATACATCCTAAAAAGACACCTGAAGGAATTGGTCAGGTGTCTTTTTAGGTGGAGTAACCTACGATCAGTTCTTCGTCCCTGCTACGGAAGTTACAATTACTGTAAGCAGTATGCAGAATGATACGTATCAGCTCGATGCACTCAGCCTGTTAAAACGGAAAAATACGTTTGATGGATGCAAGGTAAAGTTAGTGTGGAACAGCTGATTAAAGCTTTATAAACCAATATTGAAATCCGGGCTTGACATTAGTTTGATAACAAACTATATTACACATATGAAAACAAGAGACGCTATATCACTCATATCCAAAATTAAAGAGAAGGTCAACCGCTTCATTATATCCGAGATGGCTCAGCAGGGAATTCAGGATCTGGCCACTTCCCATGGGGATATTATCTATGCCCTGTACAACAATTCCCGAATGACCATGGCCGAAATCGCCAAAAAAATTGGCAAGGATAAATCCACGGTAACAGCGCTTGTCGACAAGTTGGTTCGAAACGGTTATGTCGTCAAAGAGCGCGATGCAACAGATTCACGGGTTGTTCATGTGGCCTTGACTGCAAAAGGCGAAGAATTAAAGCCAGTCTTTGAAGATATTTCGCAGCGCATGCTGAATTCGTTTTATGCGGATGTTACGGAAGGGGAGAAAAAGGAACTGCTCCGGATTTTGATGAAAATTCATGGCAACTTCTAATTTTTTTTGGACTAATAGTTTGATATAAAACTAATATTCAGGAGGTATTTTCTATGATCGACTTCACTCAATTGCTGCCCAAACATAAGGTTAAAACGTTAGGAGAACATGATCTGTATCTTGAAATATTTGAAGGTGATCTGGTTACCCTCTCGGAAAACCCAATAAAAAGGCCCCACCTCCTGTTTGTTCATGGCGCATATACAGGCAGCTGGATGTGGAGCAAGTATATCCCCCACTTCGTTGAACAAGGCTGGACCTGCTACGTCATGAATCTGAGAAGTCATTACAAAAGCCGGGTAATGGACATGACGAAGATTACGTTTGATAATTACCTGGAGGATATACAGGAAGTTCTGGCGGAGTTCGACGAGCCCCCTGTTCTTATCGGCTTCAGCATG from Paenibacillus sp. JNUCC-31 includes:
- a CDS encoding DUF421 domain-containing protein, with protein sequence MDWIWKSILLVLIGMILLRVAGRKSISQMSVAATVIMISIGTTIVQPVANHEFGKAIGSASVFILTLLIVEQLQLKFNGFEKLMSGKAKVVVEDGKLNLPNLKRMRFTVDQLEMQLREEGITSFADLETATMEPNEQLGYVLKRHARPVTIGDLEALLKKGTWPMESKELFQEVIQDEHSHPIDSKIQ
- a CDS encoding MarR family winged helix-turn-helix transcriptional regulator, with the translated sequence MKTRDAISLISKIKEKVNRFIISEMAQQGIQDLATSHGDIIYALYNNSRMTMAEIAKKIGKDKSTVTALVDKLVRNGYVVKERDATDSRVVHVALTAKGEELKPVFEDISQRMLNSFYADVTEGEKKELLRILMKIHGNF
- a CDS encoding HEAT repeat domain-containing protein encodes the protein MIQKHLSQGDMEGVIKQIAYIGEKKDTTQFAFLIELLKSTDNTILRNTIAIALMDIGDDRAVEPLIEVITDPKTSGSRGTLLYALENLNYIVHIESIIPFIGDSSLEVSAQSFMLLEQIMDKLSDLQNLRCQQLIEMQISHNQSKLLEVALDMLKKLRY